The Mycolicibacterium hassiacum DSM 44199 genome includes a window with the following:
- a CDS encoding DUF6199 family natural product biosynthesis protein, translated as MAAAAPRAMWRATQSWLYRHPEANEPSELGYALSRLGGVVAILVCLFIGSVLILDEQRWEAERKAADEAAAAKAAFVPPAPEDRGLLPVIGYTVDQTRSGYSVEVYYLAPYIASPHMGPCVIREQLSMWPDRRGANVTLRLVWAPEQSFQMSKSDECRPIGTTVKSSLVRLAEPPAPGALTTSGPVARADAELVPAAEGNVIPALDEPPPGARWRSNDATLRGQLPIVNY; from the coding sequence TTGGCGGCCGCGGCGCCGCGGGCGATGTGGCGGGCGACACAGTCCTGGCTGTATCGACACCCCGAGGCGAACGAACCCAGCGAGCTGGGCTATGCGCTGTCGCGCCTCGGGGGTGTGGTGGCGATCCTGGTCTGCCTCTTCATCGGCAGTGTGCTCATCCTCGATGAGCAGCGCTGGGAGGCCGAGCGGAAGGCCGCCGATGAGGCCGCTGCCGCGAAGGCCGCGTTCGTGCCGCCCGCACCCGAGGACCGCGGGCTGCTGCCGGTGATCGGCTACACCGTCGACCAAACCAGATCCGGCTATTCGGTGGAGGTCTACTACTTGGCGCCGTACATTGCGTCTCCTCACATGGGTCCCTGCGTTATCCGAGAGCAGCTGAGTATGTGGCCCGACCGGCGCGGGGCGAATGTGACGCTCCGACTCGTATGGGCGCCCGAGCAATCGTTCCAGATGAGCAAGTCCGACGAGTGCCGGCCGATCGGGACGACGGTCAAGTCGTCCCTCGTCAGGCTTGCGGAACCGCCGGCCCCGGGGGCGTTGACCACCTCCGGGCCGGTCGCGCGCGCCGATGCGGAGCTCGTACCTGCGGCGGAGGGCAACGTGATACCCGCCCTGGACGAGCCGCCGCCAGGTGCGCGCTGGAGGAGCAACGACGCGACGCTGCGTGGCCAGCTGCCGATCGTGAACTACTAG
- a CDS encoding SufE family protein has protein sequence MPAALAEVVSEFREVQGQDKLQLLLEYAGELPPLPAELQEAAMEPVPECQSPLFLHVDATDREHVRLYFSAPEEAPTTRGFAAILAAGLDDQPADDILAVPDDFYTELGLAQLISPLRLRGMSAMLARIKRRLRSA, from the coding sequence ATGCCCGCCGCCCTGGCCGAGGTGGTCTCGGAGTTCAGGGAGGTGCAGGGCCAGGACAAGCTGCAGCTGCTGCTGGAGTACGCCGGCGAACTGCCGCCGCTTCCCGCCGAATTGCAGGAGGCGGCGATGGAGCCGGTACCGGAGTGCCAGTCGCCGCTGTTCCTGCATGTCGACGCCACCGACCGGGAGCATGTTCGGCTGTACTTCAGCGCGCCCGAGGAGGCTCCCACGACCCGCGGGTTCGCCGCGATCCTGGCGGCCGGACTGGATGACCAGCCCGCCGACGACATCCTCGCGGTGCCCGACGACTTCTACACCGAACTCGGCCTCGCGCAGCTGATCAGCCCGCTGCGGCTGCGTGGCATGTCGGCCATGCTGGCGCGGATCAAGCGTCGCCTGCGGTCAGCCTGA
- a CDS encoding sulfurtransferase encodes MPLPVDPDPALAQYAHPERLVTPDWLSANLGRPGLAIVESNEDVLLYDTGHIPGAVKIDWHTDLNDPHIRDYINGEQFAELMNRKGISRDDTVVIYGDKSNWWAAYALWVFTLFGHPDVRLLDGGRDLWISDGRETTLEVPNKPATGYPVVERNDAPIRAFKQDVLDILGVEPLIDVRSPQEYTGERTHMPDYPDEGALRGGHIPTAISVPWNKAAKDNGQFRGRAELEEIYGFLKPDDKPVVYCRIGERSSHTWFVLTHLLGHKGVRNYDGSWTEWGNAVRVPVAVGPEPGDPPKQP; translated from the coding sequence GTGCCTTTGCCTGTAGATCCCGATCCCGCCCTGGCCCAGTACGCCCACCCGGAACGGTTGGTGACCCCGGACTGGCTGTCCGCCAACCTCGGGCGGCCCGGACTGGCCATCGTGGAGTCCAACGAGGACGTGCTGCTGTACGACACCGGCCATATCCCGGGCGCGGTGAAGATCGACTGGCACACCGACCTCAACGATCCCCACATCCGTGACTACATCAACGGCGAACAGTTCGCCGAGTTGATGAACCGTAAGGGGATCAGCCGCGACGACACCGTGGTGATCTACGGCGACAAGAGCAACTGGTGGGCGGCCTACGCACTGTGGGTGTTCACTCTGTTCGGGCATCCGGACGTGCGACTGCTCGACGGCGGGCGGGATCTGTGGATCTCCGACGGGCGCGAAACGACGCTCGAGGTGCCGAACAAGCCGGCCACCGGTTATCCGGTCGTGGAGCGCAACGACGCCCCGATCCGGGCGTTCAAACAGGACGTGCTCGACATTCTGGGGGTCGAACCGCTCATCGACGTGCGGTCACCGCAGGAGTACACCGGCGAGCGCACCCACATGCCGGACTACCCCGACGAGGGTGCGCTGCGCGGCGGGCACATCCCGACTGCGATCTCGGTCCCGTGGAACAAGGCGGCCAAGGACAACGGCCAGTTCCGCGGTCGCGCCGAACTAGAGGAGATCTACGGCTTCCTCAAGCCCGACGACAAACCCGTCGTCTACTGCCGGATCGGCGAGCGGTCCAGCCACACCTGGTTCGTGCTGACCCACCTGCTGGGTCACAAGGGCGTGCGCAACTACGACGGATCGTGGACCGAATGGGGTAACGCGGTGCGGGTGCCCGTGGCGGTCGGGCCGGAACCGGGAGATCCGCCGAAGCAGCCGTGA
- a CDS encoding Maf family protein, translated as MTRVVLASASSGRRKVLRQAGIDPLVVISGVDEDAVVAGLGAAATPAEITAALATAKAEAVVAVLEPSVAVDCAVIGCDSMLFRDGRLRGKPTSADAARQAWLDMAGTSGELHTGHCVLRVRDGEITHRVTDVASTTVRFGTPSADELDAYIRSGEPTAVAGGFTIDGLGGWFIEGVDGDPSAVIGLGLPLTRRLFARAGLSLPELWAANPVTDERG; from the coding sequence ATGACGCGGGTCGTCCTCGCGTCCGCTTCGTCCGGCCGCCGAAAAGTGTTGCGGCAAGCCGGAATCGACCCGCTGGTCGTAATCTCCGGGGTGGACGAGGACGCCGTCGTCGCCGGGTTGGGCGCTGCCGCGACCCCGGCGGAGATCACCGCCGCCCTCGCGACCGCCAAGGCCGAAGCGGTGGTAGCGGTGCTGGAGCCGTCGGTGGCTGTGGACTGCGCAGTGATCGGCTGCGATTCCATGCTGTTTCGCGACGGCCGACTGCGCGGCAAACCGACCTCCGCCGATGCGGCGCGGCAGGCCTGGCTCGACATGGCCGGGACCTCGGGTGAGCTCCACACCGGTCACTGCGTGCTGCGCGTGCGCGACGGCGAGATCACCCACCGCGTCACCGACGTCGCGTCTACCACCGTGCGCTTCGGAACACCGAGCGCCGACGAACTCGACGCCTACATCCGCAGCGGCGAACCGACCGCGGTGGCCGGCGGGTTCACCATCGACGGACTCGGCGGCTGGTTCATCGAAGGCGTCGACGGCGACCCGTCCGCGGTGATCGGGCTCGGGTTGCCGCTGACGCGCCGATTGTTCGCGCGGGCGGGACTGTCGCTGCCGGAGCTGTGGGCCGCCAACCCGGTCACCGACGAACGCGGCTGA
- a CDS encoding acyl-CoA carboxylase subunit epsilon — MSEKENEGQDEAKKAQEPHIQVLKGNPTDEELAAVVAVLAAASSKPEPPREQEENLWGHPVDRLRYPIFSWQRVTLLERTHMRRR, encoded by the coding sequence GTGAGCGAGAAGGAAAACGAGGGCCAGGACGAGGCCAAGAAGGCCCAGGAGCCGCACATCCAGGTGCTCAAGGGCAACCCGACCGACGAGGAGTTGGCCGCCGTCGTCGCGGTGCTGGCCGCCGCCTCGAGCAAGCCCGAACCGCCGCGGGAGCAGGAGGAGAACCTCTGGGGGCACCCGGTGGACCGGCTGCGCTACCCGATTTTCAGCTGGCAGCGCGTCACGCTGCTGGAACGGACGCACATGCGGCGTCGATGA
- a CDS encoding acyl-CoA carboxylase subunit beta, whose protein sequence is MTSVHEPSVEPSAEHEIDIHTTAGKLADLRRRTQEAMHPVGEAAIEKVHAKGKLTARERILALLDEGSFVELDQLARHRSTNFGLAEKRPFGDGVVTGYGTIDGREVCIFSQDATVFGGSLGEVYGEKIVKVQELALKTGRPLIGINDGAGARIQEGVVSLGLYSQIFHNNIKASGVIPQISLIMGAAAGGHVYSPALTDFIIMVDQTSQMFITGPDVIKTVTGEDVTMEELGGAHTHMAKSGTVHYVGSGEQDALDFVRDLLSYLPSNNRTDPPRYPAVVPEGSIEDNLTPEDLELDTLIPDSPNQPYDMHEVITRVLDDDEFLEIQAGYAQNIIVGFGRIEGRSVGVVANQPTQFAGCLDINASEKAARFIRTCDCFNIPIVMFVDVPGFLPGTDQEYNGIIRRGAKLLYAYGEASVAKVTVITRKAYGGAYCVMGSKDMGADVAVAWPTAQIAVMGASGAVGFVYRQQLAEAAKKGEDVEALRLKLQQEYEDTLVNPYIAAERGFIDAVIPPSHTRGYVATALRLLERKITQVPPKKHGNIPL, encoded by the coding sequence ATGACTAGCGTTCATGAGCCGTCCGTCGAGCCCTCGGCAGAGCACGAGATCGACATCCACACCACCGCGGGCAAGCTGGCCGATCTGCGCAGGCGTACCCAGGAGGCGATGCACCCGGTCGGCGAGGCCGCTATCGAGAAGGTGCACGCCAAGGGCAAGCTGACCGCTCGTGAGCGCATCCTGGCGCTGCTGGACGAGGGTTCGTTCGTCGAGCTCGACCAGTTGGCCCGGCACCGCAGCACCAACTTCGGGCTGGCCGAGAAGCGCCCGTTCGGCGACGGTGTGGTTACCGGCTACGGCACCATCGACGGCCGTGAGGTGTGCATCTTCAGCCAGGACGCGACGGTGTTCGGCGGCAGCCTCGGCGAGGTCTACGGCGAGAAGATCGTCAAGGTCCAGGAGCTGGCGCTCAAGACCGGCCGACCGCTGATCGGCATCAATGACGGTGCTGGCGCGCGCATCCAGGAGGGCGTGGTCTCGCTGGGCCTGTACAGCCAGATCTTCCACAACAACATCAAGGCGTCCGGCGTGATCCCGCAGATCTCGCTGATCATGGGCGCGGCCGCCGGTGGGCACGTGTACTCCCCCGCCCTGACCGACTTCATCATCATGGTCGACCAGACCAGCCAGATGTTCATCACCGGTCCGGACGTGATCAAGACGGTCACCGGCGAGGACGTCACGATGGAGGAGCTCGGCGGCGCCCACACCCACATGGCCAAGTCGGGCACGGTGCATTACGTCGGCTCCGGCGAGCAGGACGCGCTGGACTTCGTGCGCGATCTGCTGTCGTATCTGCCGAGCAACAACCGCACCGATCCGCCGCGATATCCGGCGGTGGTGCCGGAGGGCTCGATCGAGGACAACCTCACCCCGGAGGATCTCGAGCTCGACACGCTGATCCCGGACTCGCCGAATCAGCCGTACGACATGCACGAGGTCATCACCCGGGTGCTCGACGACGACGAGTTCCTGGAGATCCAGGCCGGCTACGCGCAGAACATCATCGTCGGGTTCGGCCGCATCGAGGGCCGCTCGGTGGGTGTGGTGGCCAACCAGCCCACCCAGTTCGCCGGCTGCCTGGACATCAACGCCTCGGAGAAGGCGGCGCGGTTCATCCGGACCTGCGACTGCTTCAACATCCCGATCGTGATGTTCGTCGACGTGCCGGGCTTCCTGCCGGGCACCGACCAGGAGTACAACGGCATCATCCGGCGCGGCGCCAAGCTGCTGTACGCCTACGGTGAGGCCTCGGTCGCCAAGGTCACCGTGATCACCCGCAAGGCCTACGGCGGCGCGTACTGCGTCATGGGGTCTAAGGACATGGGCGCCGACGTCGCGGTCGCCTGGCCGACGGCGCAGATCGCGGTGATGGGCGCCTCCGGCGCGGTCGGGTTCGTCTACCGCCAGCAGCTCGCCGAGGCCGCCAAGAAGGGCGAGGACGTCGAGGCGCTGCGCCTGAAGCTGCAGCAGGAGTACGAGGACACCCTGGTCAACCCGTACATCGCGGCCGAGCGCGGCTTCATCGACGCGGTCATCCCGCCGTCGCACACCCGCGGGTACGTCGCGACGGCGCTGCGGTTGCTGGAGCGCAAGATCACGCAGGTGCCGCCGAAGAAGCACGGGAATATTCCCCTGTGA
- a CDS encoding biotin--[acetyl-CoA-carboxylase] ligase, with protein MTVEQWRAPLDEAALRDRVLGAGGFWRRLDVVAETGSTNADLLARAERGEDIDGAVLIAEHQTAGRGRQGRTWSDVPGAVITMSVGVDAASVPTAGWGWVPLATGVAIVDAVTPLGVTAGLKWPNDVLAGDGKLAGILVEVAPTQQSLVIGIGLNVSLRPDEIGVPDATSLVALGVADPDRAAVIERLLSALGRRLAAWRAAGGADAALVADYRARSRTLGMKVRALLPGGRELVGVARDIDGEGRLLVETTETVTVSAGDVVHVHPAGN; from the coding sequence ATGACCGTGGAGCAGTGGCGGGCGCCGCTGGACGAGGCTGCGCTGCGCGACCGGGTGCTCGGTGCCGGGGGGTTCTGGCGGCGACTGGACGTGGTGGCCGAGACGGGTTCGACCAACGCCGACCTGCTCGCCCGCGCCGAGCGCGGCGAGGACATCGACGGTGCGGTGCTGATCGCCGAGCATCAGACCGCCGGCCGGGGACGGCAGGGGCGCACCTGGAGCGATGTGCCCGGCGCGGTGATCACGATGTCGGTCGGGGTCGACGCCGCCTCGGTGCCCACCGCCGGATGGGGCTGGGTGCCGCTGGCCACCGGGGTGGCGATCGTCGACGCGGTGACGCCGCTGGGCGTGACGGCCGGGCTGAAATGGCCCAACGACGTGCTGGCCGGCGACGGCAAGCTGGCGGGCATCCTCGTCGAGGTCGCACCCACCCAGCAGAGCCTGGTCATCGGCATCGGACTGAACGTCTCGTTGCGGCCCGACGAGATCGGTGTCCCGGACGCCACCTCGCTGGTGGCGCTCGGGGTGGCCGATCCGGACCGGGCCGCCGTGATCGAGCGGTTGCTGAGCGCCCTGGGGCGTAGACTCGCCGCCTGGCGTGCCGCCGGAGGCGCCGATGCCGCGCTGGTCGCCGACTACCGGGCGCGCAGCCGCACCCTGGGGATGAAGGTGCGGGCATTGCTGCCCGGTGGCCGTGAACTCGTCGGCGTCGCCCGCGACATCGACGGCGAGGGCCGGCTGCTGGTGGAGACCACCGAAACCGTGACCGTCTCGGCCGGTGACGTGGTGCATGTCCATCCCGCCGGCAACTGA
- a CDS encoding PH domain-containing protein: protein MGYPDNVLAADENVVLHRHPHWKRLVGPVLVLLVTSAVAAFGAGYVSQTDWDPTARNVVLAVIGAVWLVIVGWLTLWPFLNWWTTHFVITDRRVMFRQGVLTRSGIDIPLARINSVEFRHGIVDRILRTGTLIIESASQDPLEFTDIPRVERVHALLYHEVFDTLGSEESPS from the coding sequence ATGGGTTATCCGGACAATGTGCTGGCCGCCGACGAGAACGTCGTGCTGCACCGCCACCCGCACTGGAAGCGGTTGGTCGGCCCGGTTCTCGTGCTGCTGGTGACGAGCGCGGTCGCCGCGTTCGGCGCCGGTTACGTCAGCCAGACCGACTGGGACCCCACTGCGCGCAACGTGGTGCTGGCCGTCATCGGCGCGGTGTGGCTGGTCATCGTCGGGTGGTTGACGTTGTGGCCGTTCCTCAATTGGTGGACGACCCATTTCGTCATCACCGACCGGCGGGTCATGTTCCGCCAGGGGGTGCTCACCCGGTCGGGGATCGACATTCCGCTGGCCCGGATCAACAGCGTCGAGTTCCGCCACGGCATCGTCGACCGGATCCTGCGCACCGGCACGCTGATCATCGAGTCGGCGTCACAGGATCCGCTCGAGTTCACCGACATCCCGCGCGTGGAGCGCGTCCACGCGCTGCTGTATCACGAGGTCTTCGACACCCTCGGCTCGGAGGAGTCGCCCAGCTGA
- a CDS encoding GtrA family protein → MSFTDATIARLPRPVRPYFERHHELIKFAIVGATTFVIDSAVFYTLKLTVLEPKPVTAKIIAGIVAVIASYILNREWSFRDRGGRERHHEALLFFGFSGVGVVLSMAPLWFSSYVLMLRVPEVSLTVENIADFVSAYIVGNLLQMAFRFWAFRRWVFPDEFGRNPDKAIESMFTDGGIAEAMEDVRDHHLHQAESPGFDPDGIVTPLRPHSRRARPIAQLGDSSEPRVSKTS, encoded by the coding sequence GTGTCCTTTACCGACGCCACGATCGCACGGCTGCCGCGACCGGTCCGGCCGTATTTCGAGCGGCATCACGAACTGATCAAGTTCGCGATTGTCGGGGCCACGACTTTCGTCATCGACTCGGCGGTGTTCTACACGCTCAAGCTCACCGTGCTGGAGCCCAAGCCCGTCACCGCCAAGATCATTGCCGGCATCGTCGCGGTGATCGCGTCATACATCCTCAACCGGGAATGGAGCTTCCGCGACCGCGGTGGCCGGGAGCGCCACCACGAGGCGCTGCTGTTCTTCGGGTTCAGCGGGGTCGGCGTGGTGTTGAGCATGGCGCCGCTGTGGTTCTCCAGCTACGTGCTGATGCTGCGGGTGCCCGAGGTCAGTCTGACGGTCGAGAACATCGCCGACTTCGTCTCGGCCTACATCGTCGGCAACCTGCTGCAGATGGCATTCCGGTTCTGGGCGTTCCGGCGCTGGGTGTTCCCCGACGAGTTCGGCCGCAACCCGGACAAGGCGATCGAGTCCATGTTCACCGACGGCGGCATCGCCGAGGCCATGGAGGACGTGCGCGACCACCACCTGCACCAGGCCGAGAGCCCCGGGTTCGACCCGGACGGGATCGTCACGCCGCTTCGGCCACACAGCCGGCGCGCCCGGCCGATCGCTCAGCTGGGCGACTCCTCCGAGCCGAGGGTGTCGAAGACCTCGTGA
- a CDS encoding 5-(carboxyamino)imidazole ribonucleotide synthase, translating to MIGGGQLARMTHQAAIALGQRLRVLAVTPDDPAAQVTPDVVIGSHDDLDALRRAAAGADVVTFDHEHVPPELLDKLVADGVNVAPPPSALIHAQDKLVMRRRLDALGAPVPRFAAVTAPADVDAFAAGADTALVVKAVRGGYDGRGVTLARDTAQAREAAADFLQSGVGVLVEEKVEMRRELAVLAARSPFGQGAVWPVVETVQRDGICVEVIAPAPGLDDDVAGAAGRLALRIADELGVVGVLAVELFETVDGGLVVNELAMRPHNSGHWTMDGSRTSQFEQHLRAVLDYPLGDTTPLAPVTVMANVLGAQQIPTMSMDERVHHLFARFPDAKVHLYGKAERPGRKIGHVNVVGAPGGSIDDADYVADVRNRAALAAHWLSHAEWTDGWDPHDER from the coding sequence ATGATCGGCGGCGGACAACTGGCCCGGATGACCCATCAGGCCGCCATCGCGCTCGGACAGCGTCTGCGGGTGCTGGCCGTGACCCCCGACGATCCCGCCGCGCAGGTCACCCCCGATGTGGTGATCGGCAGCCACGACGACCTCGACGCGCTGCGCCGTGCGGCCGCGGGGGCCGATGTGGTGACCTTCGACCACGAGCACGTCCCGCCCGAGCTGCTCGACAAGCTGGTCGCCGACGGGGTGAACGTCGCGCCGCCGCCGTCGGCGCTGATCCACGCCCAGGACAAGCTGGTGATGCGGCGCCGGCTGGACGCGCTGGGCGCGCCGGTGCCGCGATTCGCCGCGGTGACCGCACCCGCCGACGTGGACGCCTTCGCCGCCGGCGCCGACACCGCGCTGGTCGTCAAGGCGGTGCGCGGCGGTTACGACGGACGCGGGGTCACCCTGGCCCGCGACACGGCGCAGGCCCGCGAGGCGGCCGCGGACTTTCTGCAGTCCGGGGTCGGGGTACTGGTCGAGGAGAAGGTGGAGATGCGCCGCGAGCTGGCCGTGCTGGCGGCCCGCTCCCCGTTCGGGCAGGGCGCGGTGTGGCCGGTGGTGGAGACCGTGCAGCGCGACGGTATCTGCGTCGAGGTCATCGCCCCGGCTCCCGGCCTGGACGACGACGTGGCCGGCGCGGCGGGCCGGCTGGCGCTGCGGATCGCCGACGAGCTCGGGGTGGTCGGTGTGCTGGCCGTCGAGCTGTTCGAGACCGTCGACGGCGGGCTGGTGGTCAACGAACTGGCCATGCGCCCGCACAACTCCGGGCACTGGACCATGGACGGGTCGCGCACCAGCCAGTTCGAGCAGCACCTGCGCGCGGTGCTGGACTACCCGCTGGGGGACACCACCCCGTTGGCGCCGGTCACGGTGATGGCGAACGTCCTTGGCGCACAGCAGATTCCGACGATGAGTATGGACGAGCGGGTGCATCATCTGTTCGCCCGGTTCCCGGATGCCAAGGTGCACCTGTACGGCAAGGCCGAACGGCCGGGCCGAAAGATCGGACATGTCAACGTCGTCGGAGCTCCCGGCGGATCGATCGACGACGCCGACTACGTGGCCGACGTCCGCAATCGCGCGGCGCTGGCCGCACACTGGTTGTCGCATGCGGAATGGACGGACGGATGGGATCCACATGACGAGCGATGA
- the purE gene encoding 5-(carboxyamino)imidazole ribonucleotide mutase — translation MGSDSDWSVMQDAAEALADFDVPFEVGVVSAHRTPGRMLDYAQTAAERGIEVIIAGAGGAAHLPGMVASATPLPVIGVPVPLARLDGLDSLLSIVQMPAGVPVATVSIGGARNAGLLAVRILGASDPALRARMAKYQEELAELVLQKDAALRDRLLGDRPAGQ, via the coding sequence ATGGGCAGCGACAGTGACTGGTCGGTGATGCAGGACGCCGCCGAGGCGCTGGCGGACTTCGACGTGCCGTTCGAGGTCGGTGTGGTGTCCGCGCACCGCACCCCCGGACGCATGCTCGACTACGCGCAGACCGCCGCCGAGCGGGGGATCGAGGTGATCATCGCCGGCGCCGGCGGGGCGGCGCACCTGCCGGGCATGGTGGCCTCGGCGACGCCGTTGCCGGTGATCGGGGTGCCGGTTCCGCTGGCCCGGCTCGACGGGCTGGACTCGCTACTGTCGATCGTGCAGATGCCGGCCGGGGTGCCGGTGGCGACGGTGTCGATCGGCGGGGCCCGCAACGCCGGCCTGCTCGCGGTCCGCATCCTCGGGGCCTCGGACCCGGCGCTGCGTGCTCGGATGGCGAAGTATCAGGAGGAACTCGCCGAACTGGTGCTGCAGAAGGACGCGGCGCTCAGGGATCGTCTGCTGGGGGATCGGCCGGCCGGGCAGTAG
- a CDS encoding acyl-CoA dehydrogenase: MGFGDPSFDVFKLTDEHNEMRTVLRELCEKEIAPHAADVDENSRFPEEALAALNASGFNAVHIPEEYGGQGADSIAACIVIEEVARVDASASLIPAVNKLGTMGLLLSGSEDLKKKVLPDIVAGQMASYALSEREAGSDAASMRTRARADGDDWILNGSKCWITNGGKSTWYTVMAVTDPDKGANGISAFMVHKDDEGFTVGPKERKLGIKGSPTTELYFENCRIPGDRIIGEPGTGFKTALATLDHTRPTIGAQAVGIAQGALDAAIAYTKERKQFGRPVADNQGVQFMLADMAMKIEAARLMVYSAAARAERGEPNLGFISAAAKCFASDVAMEVTTNAVQLFGGYGYTQDFPVERMMRDAKITQIYEGTNQIQRVVMSRALLR, translated from the coding sequence ATGGGCTTCGGTGACCCGTCGTTCGACGTATTCAAGCTGACCGATGAGCACAACGAGATGCGCACGGTGCTGCGCGAGTTGTGCGAGAAGGAGATCGCCCCGCACGCCGCGGATGTCGACGAGAACTCCCGGTTCCCGGAGGAGGCGCTCGCCGCGCTGAACGCGTCGGGGTTCAACGCGGTGCACATCCCCGAGGAGTACGGCGGTCAGGGCGCGGACTCGATCGCTGCCTGCATCGTCATCGAGGAGGTGGCGCGCGTCGACGCGTCGGCGTCGCTGATCCCGGCGGTCAACAAGCTCGGCACCATGGGCCTGCTGTTGAGCGGCTCGGAGGACCTGAAGAAGAAGGTGCTGCCCGATATCGTGGCCGGCCAGATGGCCTCCTATGCGCTGTCGGAGCGCGAGGCCGGCAGCGACGCGGCCTCGATGCGGACCCGCGCCAGGGCCGACGGTGACGACTGGATCCTCAACGGATCGAAGTGCTGGATCACCAACGGCGGCAAGTCCACCTGGTACACGGTGATGGCGGTGACCGATCCGGACAAGGGCGCCAACGGGATCTCGGCGTTCATGGTGCACAAGGACGACGAGGGGTTCACCGTCGGTCCCAAGGAGCGCAAGCTCGGCATCAAGGGCTCGCCGACCACCGAGCTGTACTTCGAGAACTGCCGTATTCCGGGCGACCGCATCATCGGCGAACCCGGCACCGGGTTCAAGACCGCGTTGGCCACCCTCGACCACACCCGCCCGACCATCGGGGCGCAGGCCGTCGGCATCGCCCAGGGTGCGCTCGATGCGGCGATCGCTTACACCAAGGAGCGCAAGCAGTTCGGCCGCCCGGTCGCCGACAACCAGGGTGTGCAGTTCATGCTCGCCGACATGGCGATGAAGATCGAGGCCGCCCGGCTGATGGTCTACTCGGCCGCGGCGCGCGCCGAGCGCGGTGAACCGAACCTGGGTTTCATCTCCGCCGCCGCCAAGTGCTTCGCCTCCGATGTGGCGATGGAGGTGACCACCAACGCGGTGCAGTTGTTCGGCGGGTACGGCTACACCCAGGACTTCCCGGTCGAGCGGATGATGCGCGACGCCAAGATCACCCAGATCTACGAGGGCACCAACCAGATTCAGCGCGTGGTGATGTCCCGCGCGCTGCTGCGCTGA
- a CDS encoding TIGR03089 family protein: MTTISSAILDPLMNSDPAGPRITYYDDATGERIELSTATLVNWAAKTGNLLRDELGVGPGQRVAVLLPAHWQTAAVLFGIWWIGAEVVLSGPADAALCTINRLPEADGAVGVGEVAVLSLDPFGKPVPDLPVGVTDYATAVRAHGDQIVPETAPGPALDGRSVTEVLAAARESAAAQGFTAQDRVMSSAGWATADELIANLLAVLAAGASLVQVANPDPALLDRRRRTEKVTKG; this comes from the coding sequence GTGACCACGATCAGTTCGGCGATCCTCGACCCGTTGATGAACAGCGATCCGGCCGGCCCGCGGATCACCTATTACGACGACGCGACCGGTGAACGCATCGAACTGTCCACCGCCACCCTGGTCAACTGGGCGGCCAAGACCGGCAACCTGTTGCGCGACGAGCTCGGCGTCGGCCCCGGGCAGCGGGTCGCGGTGCTGCTGCCCGCACACTGGCAGACCGCGGCGGTGCTGTTCGGGATTTGGTGGATCGGTGCGGAGGTCGTGCTGTCCGGCCCCGCCGACGCCGCGCTGTGCACGATCAACCGGCTGCCCGAGGCCGACGGGGCGGTCGGCGTCGGCGAGGTCGCGGTGTTGTCGCTGGACCCGTTCGGCAAACCGGTGCCCGATCTGCCGGTCGGCGTGACCGATTACGCGACCGCGGTGCGCGCCCACGGCGACCAGATCGTGCCCGAGACCGCGCCCGGGCCGGCGCTGGACGGCAGATCGGTGACCGAGGTGCTGGCCGCTGCCCGCGAATCTGCTGCGGCACAAGGGTTTACCGCGCAGGACCGGGTGATGTCGAGCGCCGGGTGGGCGACGGCCGACGAGCTGATCGCCAACCTGCTGGCGGTGCTGGCGGCGGGGGCGTCGCTGGTGCAGGTCGCCAATCCGGATCCGGCGCTGCTCGACCGCCGCCGCCGGACGGAGAAGGTCACCAAGGGCTGA